One part of the Vicia villosa cultivar HV-30 ecotype Madison, WI linkage group LG6, Vvil1.0, whole genome shotgun sequence genome encodes these proteins:
- the LOC131612554 gene encoding uncharacterized protein LOC131612554, producing MDEDGKRMEEGLNAKDDDVLKKEETSNINEDVNIDEHETNIMVKQKTKRIATLDAFRGLTLVIMILVDKAGGVYPSINHAPWNGCALSDFVMPSFLFMVGISIALALKRVEKIKYVVKKIMVRTLQLLFWGILLQGGFSHAPDDLSYGVNLKLIRWCGILQRIGFVYCVVALIETFTTKLRPTTLTSGRIAIFKAYKWQWFGGFMAFLIYMITTFTLYVPDWSFVDHIIGDEPKRYTVKCGVRGHLGPGCNAVGYVDRQVLGVNHFYSHRVWRKLKECTFNAPYKGPLREDAPSWCLAPSEPEGLLSSISAILSGTIGIHYGHVLIHFKGHSERLKHWVSMGFVLLIIAIILHFSNAIPINKQLYSISYVCLTAGVAGIVFSVLYILIDVWGFRTPFLFLEWMGMNSMLVFAMAAQGIFEGFVNGWYYEDPNNSLVHWIKKHVFVNVWKSESVGTLLYVIFAEITFWAVVAGVLHKLKIYWKL from the exons ATGGATGAAGATGGTAAGAGAATGGAAGAAGGACTCAATGCTAAAGATGATGATGTGTTGAAGAAGGAAGAAACAAGCAACATCAATGAAGATGTTAATATTGATGAGCATGAGACAAACATAATGGTTAAGCAAAAGACAAAAAGGATTGCAACACTCGATGCATTTAGGGGCCTTACCTTAGTG ATAATGATACTGGTAGACAAAGCTGGTGGAGTTTATCCAAGCATCAATCACGCGCCGTGGAATGGATGTGCTTTGTCTGATTTTGTTATGCCTTCCTTTCTTTTTATGGTTGGTATTTCCATAGCCCTTGCACTAAAGAGAGTAGAGAAGATAAAATATGTTGTGAAGAAGATAATGGTAAGGACATTGCAGCTTCTGTTTTGGGGTATACTTTTGCAAG GTGGATTTTCTCATGCCCCTGATGACCTGTCTTATGGAGTCAACTTGAAATTGATTAGATGGTGTGGCATTCTTCag AGAATAGGTTTTGTGTATTGTGTTGTGGCTCTAATAGAGACATTTACCACAAAGCTTAGACCCACTACCTTGACTTCTGGACGCATAGCCATTTTCAAAGCCTATAAATGGCAATG GTTTGGAGGCTTTATGGCATTTCTCATTTACATGATCACAACTTTCACACTCTACGTTCCAGATTGGAGTTTCGTAGATCATATTATCGGTGACGAACCAAAGCGATACACA GTCAAATGTGGGGTGAGAGGACACCTTGGCCCTGGATGTAACGCTGTTGGATATGTGGATAGGCAAGTTCTGGGAGTTAACCATTTTTATTCGCATCGTGTTTGGAGAAAGCTGAAG GAATGCACATTCAATGCACCATATAAAGGTCCACTTCGTGAAGATGCTCCAAGTTGGTGTCTAGCTCCCTCTGAGCCTGAGGGCTTGTTGAG TTCCATATCAGCAATCCTCTCTGGCACCATAGGCATCCATTACGGGCACGTCTTGATTCATTTCAAG GGTCATTCAGAGAGGCTCAAACATTGGGTCTCGATGGGGTTTGTGTTACTCATAATCGCCATTATCCTTCACTTTTCAAATG CTATCCCAATTAACAAGCAACTTTATAGCATCAGCTACGTTTGTTTGACAGCCGGAGTAGCTGGAATTGTCTTCTCTGTTCTCTACATATTG ATAGATGTTTGGGGGTTCCGTACTCCATTCTTGTTCTTGGAATGGATGGGAATGAATTCTATGTTAGTGTTTGCGATGGCAGCTCAAGGCATTTTTGAAGGATTTGTAAATGGATGGTATTATGAAGATCCAAATAACTCACTA GTACATTGGATCAAGAAACATGTGTTTGTGAATGTTTGGAAGTCAGAGAGTGTGGGAACTCTCTTGTATGTTATCTTTGCAGAAATTACTTTCTGGGCAGTTGTTGCTGGCGTGTTGCACAAGTTAAAGATATACTGGAAACTGTAA